In Deltaproteobacteria bacterium, the genomic stretch CGGCGGCGACGACGAAGTTCCACACGGCCGACACGTTGCCGAAAAGGCGTCCCACCAGCGCGGCGACCACGCCCATGACGGTAAATGTCAGTGCGAGGCCGAGAACGAAGAACAGGGAGAAACCGAAGGCGCTCTTGGCCGATGAGATCGACTTGCCGCCCGACACGAAGCCGATGGTGAGCGGGATCATCGCGAGCACGCACGGATTGGACGCCGTGAGAAGCCCGCCCATGAACACCGCGCCCACCGCGAGCCAGGGATTGGAGTGGATGTAGAGTTCCGCGTTGGCGAGGAAATTGTCGAGCATCACGGCGTTTCCTTCACGACACCGATTTCCCGAAGTTTCGCGAGGACGTCCTGACGGCGCAGTTTCCCCTGCGCCTGATAGAGCGACGACCCCTGCGGTGTGACGACCAGCAGGGCGGGAAAGGAGAAGAGCTTGTATTTTTCCATGAGCGGTTTCACGGTTTCGGGCTGTTCGCCGTAATCGAGATGGCGATACTCGAAGCCCGCGGCGAGACCCGTCTGGATCTCCGCGGCGATCGGCTCGGCGAGCTTGCACTCCCGCTTGGTGCAGTCGCATCCGCTGGAATGGGTGAAGAAGTACACCATGGTCTTCGCGTCCCCGGCACGCGCGACGGCCGCCAAAGCGAAAAGACCGAACAGGCACACGAGCGCGATTCGAATCGTCCTCGAAAACATCGCCGAAACTCCCAATGCAAGGTCCCCTTCGGGGGATGAATTAACCAAACAGCTTTTGCAGATCGCTCGTGGTCGGGACGCGGCCCTTGAGCACGACCTTGCCGTCGAGCACGATCGCCGGCGTCGCGAGAATCCCCAGCGCCATCATCGCGTCGATGGATTCGATCTTCACGACCTCGTGGGCGAGCCCCTTTTCGTCCAGATACTTTCGGATCACATCGTACGACTGTCGGCACTTGGCGCATCCGGGGCCGTACACTTCGACTTTCATGGCGAACCTCCCGTCAGGCAATCGCGCCGTAGGCCATGCCCGCAACCGTGGACATGACAACGACCAGCGCGAAGTAGGTGAATGACTTTTTTGGGCCGAGCACGCCGTAGATGACGATCATGCTCGGCAGCGAGAGCGCCGGGCCGGCGAGCAGCAGCGACAGCGCCGGACCTTGTCCCATGCCCGAGCCGATCAAGCCTTGCAGAATCGGTACCTCGGTCAGCGTGGCGAAGTACATCAGCGCCCCGGCCATCGAGGCGAACAGATTCGCGCGAAACGAATTGCCGCCGACAAGCGCCTCAATATACCGGTTCGGAATGACGCCCGTATCTGTCCCGGCTCGGCCCAGCAGGAAACCAGCCACGAGAACGCCGCCCAGCAGCAGGGGCATGATCTGTTTCGTGAAATCCCAGGTCGAGGCGACCCATTCGCCCAGTTCTTCCCTCTTGAACCATCGCCAGAGCATGACACCCAGAACGGCGAGCAGCGCGAAGGTGACGGGCCAATGAACCCGATAGACCGCGTCCCAGAAGCCGACGGGCTGCGATGACTTCCCCCACGCCGCGAAGATCAGGATGAAGACCATGACGGCCATGTAGGAAACCGTTTTCCAGAGCGGTCGCGCTTCGTCGGGCACCGCGGCGAACATGTTGCCAGCCGCTTTTTCCTGCTCTTCCCGGCGGAAGATCGCCGCCATGAGCAGCCCGATCACGATTGAGAAGATCACCGCGCCAACTGCCCGGGCGAGTCCGAGCTGCCACCCGAGGATGCGCGCCGTCAGGATGATGGCGAGCACGTTGATGGCCGGGCCGGAATAGAGGAAGGCGACGGCGGGACCGAGTCCGGCGCCGCGTTTGTGAATCCCCGTGAAGAGAGGCAGCACCGTGCAGGAGCAGACCGCCAGAATGGAACCCGACACCGAGGCGACGGAGTAGGCCAGGATCTTTTTCGCCGTCGGGCCGAAGTACTTCATGACCGCGGCCTGCGAAACGAAAACGCTGATTGCCCCGGCGATGAAAAACGCGGGCACCAGGCAGAACAGCACGTGCTTTTGCGCGTAGTCCTGAAGCATCCAGAATGCCTCGAGGATCGCGCCCCGCACCCGGTCGTTGCCGAGGGGGATGAAATAAGCCGAGAGAAAAACCCCGACCAAAACGGCCAGCTTCGTTTTTTCTTTCATGACTCAATCCTTCGCCGTTATCCAAAACGGCTAAATAAAGAAACAAAAAAACCGCGCGGATTCACAACATCGCGGCCTTCCGCTGCTCGACGACCTGCGTGACGCACGAGAAAAATCCCGCGATGCACGTCACGTCCAGTCGGTAGAAGACCATGTTCCCGTCTTTGCGATCTTCCGACACGATCCCGGCTTCCCGAAGCTGGCTGATGTGGCGGCTGACGGTGGCGTATTCCGATCCCACGAGCTTGACCAGGTCGGCGACGTTCTTCGGCCCCTCCTGCAGGGCATCGACGATCTTCAGGCGGCTGGGATGGCCCAAAGCCTTGAAGACCTTCGCCCGAATTTCGAAGCTCCGATCCGAGGTCGTCCGTTTTGCGACCATGCTTCACCTCTCGTATTTAGCTAATACGCTAAATTGGAGAGCGCGGCAACCGTCAATTCGCTCTTACGTGAAATTGCTCACGGAATTTCGAAACTCTGCGCGGGTCGCCTTACGCCGCCTTGGCCGCGGAAAACACCTTCGTGATCTTCGAAATGGCCCAGTCGAGTTCCTCGTCGCTGATGACGAGCGGCGGCGCGAAACGCACCGACGTGACGTGCGTCTCTTTGGCAAGGATGCCCTCGGCCATGAGATCCTGACAGTACTGCCGCGCGGTTTTCGGACCGTCGGCGAATTCGACGGCGAGCAGCAGCCCCTTGCCGCGCACGTCCTTGATCTGCGGGTTGTCGATCGCGAGCAGCGCCGCCTTCAGTTTTGCGCCATTGCGTTCTGAGCGTCCGGGCAGGTCTTCTTCCACGATGACGCGCATGGCTTCGCGGGCGCACGCGCAGGCCAGCGGGTTGCCGCCGAACGTCGAGCCGTGCTCGCCCGGCACGAACAGGCCGAGCACTTCGTCATTGGTCACGCACGCGGAAATCGGCAGAATGCCGCCGCCCAGCGTCTTGCCGAGGATCAGCACGTCGGGCTGAATGCCTTCCCACTGATAGCAGAACATTTTGCCGCAGCGTCCCCAGCCGGTTTGGATTTCGTCGAGCATCAGCAGCACGTTTTTCTCGTCGCACAGCTTGCGCAGCGCCTTCAGGTAG encodes the following:
- a CDS encoding TM0996/MTH895 family glutaredoxin-like protein translates to MKVEVYGPGCAKCRQSYDVIRKYLDEKGLAHEVVKIESIDAMMALGILATPAIVLDGKVVLKGRVPTTSDLQKLFG
- a CDS encoding permease, with the protein product MKEKTKLAVLVGVFLSAYFIPLGNDRVRGAILEAFWMLQDYAQKHVLFCLVPAFFIAGAISVFVSQAAVMKYFGPTAKKILAYSVASVSGSILAVCSCTVLPLFTGIHKRGAGLGPAVAFLYSGPAINVLAIILTARILGWQLGLARAVGAVIFSIVIGLLMAAIFRREEQEKAAGNMFAAVPDEARPLWKTVSYMAVMVFILIFAAWGKSSQPVGFWDAVYRVHWPVTFALLAVLGVMLWRWFKREELGEWVASTWDFTKQIMPLLLGGVLVAGFLLGRAGTDTGVIPNRYIEALVGGNSFRANLFASMAGALMYFATLTEVPILQGLIGSGMGQGPALSLLLAGPALSLPSMIVIYGVLGPKKSFTYFALVVVMSTVAGMAYGAIA
- a CDS encoding winged helix-turn-helix transcriptional regulator encodes the protein MVAKRTTSDRSFEIRAKVFKALGHPSRLKIVDALQEGPKNVADLVKLVGSEYATVSRHISQLREAGIVSEDRKDGNMVFYRLDVTCIAGFFSCVTQVVEQRKAAML